GCGTGGAGTCCTTCCTGCCGAGTGGGATGAGGGAGCGGACCGACCGGACCCGGTCGTGCGCCAGGGCGGCACGGGCCGCGTTGGAGCCGCACGCCCCGTGCACGCCGCCACCGGGGTGTGCGGACGCCGAGGCGAGGTAGAGGCCTTTGACCGGCGTCTCGGCCCGGCCCAGTCCGGGCACCGGCCGGAAGACCAGCTGCTGGTGCAGGCCGGCGGTGCCACCGTTGACCGAGCCACCGACGAGGTTCTCGTCGCGCGCCTCGAGCTCGCGGGGCCCCATCGCCCGGCGAGCGACGACCCGGTCACCGAATCCCGGCGCGTAGGCCTCGACCCGTGCCTGCATCCGGTCGGCCATCCGCTCGACGTCGTCGCGGTCCCACCGACCGGTGATGGTGCCGTCACCGGCATCCGAGGTGGTGTGGTGCGGCACGTGGGTGTAGAGCCACAGGGACTCCGCGCCCTCGGGGGCCCGCCCCGGGTCGGCCGCGGCCATCTGGCCGCAGAGCAGGAAGGGGGTGGCGGGCGCCGCGCCGGCGGCGATCTCCGCACCGTTCTGCCGGATCTCGTCGATCGACTCAGCGATGTGCACCGTGCCGGGCGCGGCCGCTGGGATCGAAGCCCACGGCACCGGCCCGCTCAGGGCAAAGTCCACCTTCACCGTGCCCGGGTCCCACTCGAAGTGCTCCATCCGGCGCAACAGGCGGGCCGGCAGGTCGTCGGCCGCAACGAGCGCGCCGAACAGCGCTGGGGCGCTGACGTCGGCCAGCACCGCTCGCCGGGCCGTGAAGACCTCGCCGTCGTCGGCCGCGACCGCGGTCGCTCGACCGTCCCGCACGAGCACCCGCCGCGCGTGCTGGCCCAACCGGAGGTCGCCCCCGCGGTCCGCGAACCGCCGGACCATGGCGCCACTGAGCATGCCGGCCCCGCCCCGGGGCACCGGGTAGCCGAGGTGCTGGCCGATCATGGCGAGCAGCCAGGCCATGATCGTCGACCCGGGTGCGTCCATGGGGATGTCGGCGTGGGCGGCGTTCCCGGCCAGCAGCATCTGCGCGCCCCTGCCCCGGAAGCGCGTGCCCGCCATGCTCTGCAGCGGCGAGAGCATCATCTGGACGAAACCGAGACCGCCGGCTCCGGGCAGCCGGGTCACCAGCCGTGCACCGGCCCGCATCGGCGGGAACGGCTCCAGCAGCGCTCGGACTGCCGCATCTCCCACCTTCTGCCAGCCGGCGCACAGGTCGAGCCAGGCCTGCCCGTCGCCCGGCGCCAGCACGTCGAGGGCGGCGGCGGTCTGCTCGGGGGTGCGGTGCATCAGCGCCCACTCCCCCGTGAGGAACGGCGTTCCCGCCACCGCGGGGGCGTCCAGCCACTCCAGCCCGTAGCGATCGAGCCCGAGCGCGGCGATGGTCGGGGAGGCTGCGGCCAAGGGGTAGAAGGAGCTGAACGTGTCGTGCACGTAGCCTGGGTGCACCTCGGAGTCGGAGCGCACCGCGCCGCCGGGGGTCTGCTGCGCCTCGAGCACCGTCACGTCCCAGCCCTGGTCGGCAAGCAGGTTCGCTGCCACGAGGCCGTTGGGGCCGCTGCCGATGACGACGGCGTCGGAAACCGGCACGGGCATCCTCCTCAGGACGGCTGTGGGCCTCCCACCGTATGCGGCGTGCGCCGGGCCTGCTCGTCGGGACGGCGAGCCCACCGCCCGCGTCGAGGGCATGTCGTGCCGGGTTGTGCAGGTCACGCCTGCGTCGGCGCATGCGGAGACACCGACAGCCGCGGGAGCAACTCAGCACGACATGCCGAATCGTCGAGGGGCGGGGCCAGGTGAGGGGGCCAGATGGGCCAGCTTGGGCGGGTCAGGCGGCGCCGGCCGTGGCGAAGCGCCGACGCCGCACCCGGGTGGCGGCCGCGCCGGTGGCGGCGACCACCAGCCCGAGGCCGGCCACCATGGTGAAACCGGCTCCCCAGCCCCAGCGGTCGATGGCGACCCCCGCGGCGGGGGCCCCGAGGGCCAACCCCGCGGTCATGAACGAGCCGTGCCACCCCATCGCCTCGCCCCGTGCCGACAGCGGCACGACGCGGCTCACCTGGTCGACGGTGGCCGTGATCGTCGGGGCGCACAACAGGCCGGCCACGAAGGAGAGGACCGCCAGCGACGGGACGCCGGCTGCCAGGGTCATCGGGGCGGTGACCACACTCAGGCCGCCGAGCAGCCAGAAGGCCGAGATCGAGCGGTGCAGTCCGCCGTAGACCAGTCCACCGACGAGCGACCCGAAGCCCCAGACGGCCAGCACCCAGCCGATGGACGCCTGCTCGCCGAACGCGCGCAGGGCCGCGACGATCGCGATGTCGGAGCCGCCGAGCACCACGGTGGTGGCCGTGGCCGCCAGGCAGATGGCGAGGAACTGCGGGCGGAACCACTCGCTGCGGGCAGCGCCCGCGGCCGCCACCGGTACGCCGTTGCCGTCGAGCACGGACTCGTCGGCAGCCTCGCGGATTACGGGGTTGGCGAGCCACAGCAGCACCCCGGCGGCCACCCCCACCATCTCGATGGTGAACAGGACCCAGGAGGTCGGCCACACGGTCGCGGCCCAGACCCCCACGGCCGGTCCCACCATGAAGGACAGCTCCACTGCCACCGAGTCGAGCGAGATCGCGGTGCGGCGGTCGCTCTCGGGCACCGCCGCGATGACGGCCTGGCGGATGATCGAGAACGACGGGATGACGAACAGGCCGGCGAGCGCCGCGAGCGACAGCAGCCACCAGTACCCGACGAACGGGGCGATCGACCAGCAGACGGCGGCCACCACGATCGAGGGGACGACCACCCGGCGCAGGCCGAGGCGGTCGAGCAGCCGGCCGCGCCACGGCCCGCTGATGGCGATGGCGATGGTTGCCGCGGCCGACACCAGCCCAGCGGCACCGTAACTGCGGTGCAGGGAGCTGACCACGTGGAGCGTGAGCACCACGCCGCCGGCGAAGATCGGCATGCGCACCAGCAGCCCGAGCATGAGCGCCTGCCTCAGGGCAGGGCTGGACAGGACACGGCGGTAGCGCTGGATGGGCACCCGCTCAGCATCGCATCCCGCACCGACACGGCTCACCCGCATTTCCGGCGGTGGCCCCAGCCGTCACGAGGGCGGTCAGGGGCCGCCGCGCCGGGAGAGCAGGAAGCGCCGTTCCGCCTCGCTGTCCGTGAGGGCCAGCGCGTCGTCGTACGCCTGCCGGGCCTGCGTCCCGCGGCCAAGCCGGCTGAGGACGTCGGCCCGGGTCGCCGGGAGGTACGGGTAGGCGGCGAGTGTCGGCTCCCCCTCGAGCGCGTCGAGGTCGCGCAGCACGGCCTCGAGGTCCGCGCCGGGGACGAGGCTGGCCGCCGCGGCCCGGTTGAGGGCGACGACGGGGCTGGGCCAGCGCAGCAGCAGTGCGTCGTACATCCGCACCACCTGGGGCCAGTCCGTGGCCTCCCACGCCGGGGACGACATGTGGAGCCCGGCGATGGCCGCCTGGAGGGTGAAGCGCCCGTCACCGGCGCCGAGGGCCCGCGTCGCCAGCGCCAACCCCTCGTGCACGAGAGAGCTGTCCCAGCGTGAGCGGTCCTGGTCGGCGAGCAGGACGAGGTTGCCGCCCGGATCGAGGCGGGACCTCGCCCTGGCCTCGGCGAACAGGAGCAGGGCCAGCAGCCCGAGCGCCTCCGGCTCCTGGGGCAGCTGGGCGACCAGGAGCCGCGCCAGCCCCACCGCCCGCGCGGTGAGGTCCTCGCGCACCAGCCGGTCGCCGGAGGCGCTGTGGCCCGCGGTGTAGGCGAGGTGGACGACCGTGAGGACGGTGTCGAGGCGGGCCGGCAGGGCGTCGTCCGAAGGGAGCCGGAATGGCACACCGGCTCCGGCGATCTTCTGCTTGGCCCGGGTGATCCGGGCAGCCACGGCTGTCTCCTTGGCGAGGAGCACCCGGGCGATCTCGGCGGTCGTGAGGCCGCACATCAGGCGCAGTGTCAGGGCCAGCTGCGCGTCGCGGCCGAGGGCCGGGTGGCAGCAGGTGAACACCAGGCGGAGCGGGTCCCCCGGCCGCGGGTCAGGACCCGCTCTCGGGGCCGCCTCCACCGCCAGGAGCGGCAGCTTGCGCCGCAGCGTCGCCTCGTGCCGCATCCGGTCGAGGGCGAGGCGGCGGGCGACGGTCGCCAGCCAACCGCCTGTGCTGTCGGGGATGCCCGTCGCCCAGGTCTGCAGGGCCCGGACGAAGGCGTCCTGGGTGCAGTCCTCAGCGAGGTCGAGGTCACGGGTGAGGCGCACCGTCGCCGCCAGGACCGTGGCCCAGTGGCTGCGGTGCGCCTCCTCCACCGCTCGCGCGACGTCGCGGGCGTCGGGCACGTCGTCCTCAGCCGGTGGAGCCGGAGCCGCTCGTGTCGAGGATCGGGCGGATCTCCAGCGCGCCGGTGGGGCACAGCGCGCCGAGCTCCAGGGCCTGGTCGAGGTCCCTGGCCTCGATGACGTAGTAGCCACCGAGCGCCTCCTTGGTCTCGATGAACGGCCCGTCGGTGACCACCGGGGGCGCGGACGGGTTGTCCCAGTCCTTGCGAACCGTCGTGGCTGTCGTCGTGCGCTGCAGCGCCTTGCCGTCAAGGATCCTGGCTCCGGCAGCCTCGACCGACTGGGCGAACGCGCCGTGCAGCTTCATCGCCGACTCCCAGGACTCCGGGGTGAGGTCGTCGAACCAGCTCTCGTCGTCGAACAGCAGGAACATGTACTCGGCCATCGTGGCCTCCTTGTCGTGTGAGGGTCTGTGCACTGTTGACGAACGCCCCACGCCCTATTCGACAGGTCCGCGGCAGAAAGTGTCCTCCGCTTCTGTCGATCCCGTCCGGGCACCGCCGTGGCGCTGCACAACCTCCGTCGACAGCGCAGCTACCGGATGGAGAAGGCCAGCCCGTCGACCCGCGCCCGCAGCTCGCCGTCGGTGGCCAGCCGCTCCCCCACCCGGGTGGCGACGGCCTGCACCTGCTCGGCCGTGAGGCCGGGCACGAGCTCCAGGGTGACCGCGAGGACCCCGCGCCCCTGCGGCAGCCCGGCCCCGACCGCGTGCGCCCGCACCGACTCCTCGGGTCGCACCGCGGCGGCGACGGCGCGCTCGACCACCGGGTCCTCGTGGGCCGGGACCCAGTCGCGCTGCTGGGCCAGCGCCCAGACCATCGACGGGCGCAGCACCACGGTGCGCGGGCCTGCGACGTCGAGCACCATGACGTCGCAGCGCTCCGAGACGGCCGCCTGCGCGGCCCGGCTTGCGGTCACCGGCACGGGGCGGGCCTGCGGGTCCCAGGCCTGCAGGGTCTCCAGGCTCGTGAAGACGGGCAGGGCGCGCTGCCCGTCGGGTGCCACGAGGGTCACCGCAGCCATGTCGGTCTGCTTCTCTGCGACCAGGCCACCGACCTCCTCGACGCTGACGGGCTCGGCGACGATGGGCACCAGCAGCCGCGCCGGAGCCACGGCACCCATGAGGGCCGCCTCGTCGCCGGGGTGCTCGAGAGCGGCGGCGAGGGCCGGGTCGGCCGCTCCCGTGTCGTCGTCGAAGCCGGTGCCCGTCAGCTCGCGGCCACCCCAGGGAACGCCCGCCGAGTCGTGCTGTCCGCCCGTCACGACGGTGCCTCCCCACCCGTGTCGGACCCGGGCGCGCCCACGACGGCCTCGACCTCGACCTCGACGAGCAGCTCGGGCGAGATCAGCCCGGCGACGACGAGCATCGAGGCCGCCGGCCGCACAGCGGCGAACAGCTCGCCGTGCACGTGTCCGACCGCCTCGGCGTCACGGCGGTGCACGATGTACATCCGGGTCCGCACCACGTGCTCGACCGTCCCGCCCAGCGCCTCGACAGCCTCGACAGCGGTGCGGAAGGCGGTGCGGGCCTGGCCGGCCGGGTCGCCGAGGTGCTGCGCGACGCCGTCCCGCACCGCCGTGCAGCCCGAGACGATGATGCGGTCGCCGGAGCGGACTGCACGCGAGTACGCGAAGGCGTCCTCCCAGGGGCCGCCGGTGCTGTGCCGCTGCACCTCGGTCATGGGCGGCCCGCCACGTCCAGGGCCGCGGGCAGCGTGAACGCGCCACGGTAGAGCGCCGACCCGACGATCGCCCCCTCCACGCCGAGCGGCACCAGCCCGCGGATGGCCTCGATGTCGGCGAGCGTCGACACCCCGCCGGAGGCGACGACCGGCCGGTCGGTGCGCTCGCACACCTCGCGCAGCAGCTCGAGGTTCGGCCCCTTCAGCATGCCGTCCTTGTTCACGTCGGTGACGACGTAGCGCGCGCAGCCCTCACGGTCGAGCCGCTCGAGGGTCTCCCACAGGTCGCCCCCGTCCTTGGTCCAGCCGCGAGCCGCGAGCGTGGTGCCCCGCACGTCGAGGCCGACGGCCACCCGGTCGCCGTGCTCGGCGATGGCCGCGGCGGTCCACTCCGGGTCCTCCAGCGCTGCGGTGCCGAGGTTGACCCGGCGGCATCCGGTGGCGAGGGCGGCCTCGAGGGACTCACCGTCACGGATGCCTCCCGACATCTCGACCAAGATGTCGAGCCGGCCCACGATCTCGGCGAGCAGCTCGCGGTTGCTGCCCCGGCCGAACGCGGCGTCGAGGTCGACGAGGTGGAGCCACTCGGCCCCCTGGTCCTGCCACGCCTTGGCGGCCTCCCACGGGTCGCCGAACTGGCCGCCGGTTCCGGCCACGCCCTGCACCAGCTGCACGGCCTCACCCCCGGCGACGTCGACGGCGGGCAGGAGCTCGAGACGGGGGGCGTCGGTCATGTGGTTCCTCGGGTCGTGGTGGACGGTCGTTCGGGGGTCAGGGGAGGCGGTCCGGTATGCCGCGGGCGGAGGCGGTCGCCCGGCGTCACCGGAGGGTGCGCACCCAGTTCTCGAGCAGGGCGAGTCCGGCCTCACCCGACTTCTCGGGGTGGAACTGGGTGGCCGACAGCGGGCCGTTCTCGACGGCGGCGACGAAGTCACCGCCGTGGTGGGCCCAGGTGACCCGGGGGGCCACGGCGGCCATGTGCCCGGAGGGCTCGGCCATGGTCCACTCCTGCACGGCATACGAGTGGACGAAGTAGAAGCGCTCGTCCTCGACGCCCTGGAAGAGGCGGGAACCGGTCGGCGGGCGGACGGTGGACCAGCCCATGTGGGGCACGACGTCGGCCTTGAGCCGTGCCACCGTGCCGGGCCACTCCGACAGCCCGGGCTCGGGGTGGGCACTCGGCTCGTCGGAGCCGTCGAACATCACCTGCATGCCGACGCAGATGCCGAGCACCGGACGGCCGCCGGCGAGCCGAGTCTCGATGAGCAGGGGTCCGCCGGCGCGGCGCAGACCTGCCATGCAGGCGTGGAAGTTGCCCACGCCCGGCACGAAGAGGCCCGCCGCGGACAGGGCCGCCTCGCGGTCGGCGGTCAGCTCGACAACGGCCCCCACGTGCTCGAGGGCGCGGACGGCGGAGCGGACGTTGCCGCTCCCGTAGTCGAGCACGACGACTCGGGGGTTCATGAGGACTCCTGTCCCGTCTCGGCACGGTGGCGTGCCTCTTCCAGCATGAGTGCGTCGAAGCGGGCGACGACCCGGTGGTCCGGTTCAACGAGCTCGCCCTCCCCGCTCGGCGGGGCGTCGACGAGGAGCCCCGCCCCGGGCAGGCCGAGCAACGTCATCAGGTCGCCCAGCATGCCGAGCGCGTCGCCGCTGCCGTCGCGCAGCAGGGCGCCCACCGCGGAGGAGACCCCGCGGGTGCCCGCCCCTGCTGCCGTCAGCAGGTCGCCGGGCCGCGCCACGCGCAGGCCCGGCGCCCGGGCGGCCCCACGGCCGGGCTGCCAGACCACCCAGCGCTGGACCGCACGCCAGCCCTGGCCCTGCACCATCACCACGGCACGGCCGTCGATGACGAACAGCCCGAGGGCAGCGCGCAGCCGGTGCGCGACGGGCCGCGAGGCCAGGACGGTCAACGCGTCGTCGTAGGGCGCCATGGCCCGCGAGGTCGGCTCCGCCGGGAGGACGGCCGTCCACGACGGCAGGGGGACGACCCGGGTGGCGACCAGCCCACGCGCCGCCCACCGGGCCACGTGCTCGGGCTCACCGCGCAGCAGGAGCACGCCCCGCCCGTGGCGCGCCGACTGCCACGGCACGCTCACGGCCTACAGGCTGCCCTTCGCGCTGGGGATGCCGCTCACGCGCGGGTCGCGCGCCACGGCCGCCCGCAGCGCCCGGGCAACCGCCTTGAACTGCGCCTCGACGATGTGGTGGGGGTCGCGGCCGGCGAGCACGCGCACGTGCAGGGCGATGCCCGCGTGGTAGGCGAACGACTCGAGGACGTGTCGGGTCAGCGAGCCCACGTAGTTGCCGCCGATGACGACGTACTCCTGCCCCTCGGGCTCGCCCGTGTGCACGACGTAGGGACGGCCGGCCACGTCGACGACAGCCTGCACGAGCGCCTCGTCGAGCGGCACGGTGGCGTCGCCGAACCGGGAGATGCCCCGCTTGTCGCCGAGCGCCTCGCGGACCGCGTCACCGAGCACGATGGCGACGTCCTCGACCGTGTGGTGGGCGTCGACGTCGAGGTCACCGGTGGCCTTGACCCGCAGGTCGATGAGCGAGTGCTTCGCCAGCGACAGCAGCATGTGGTCGTAGAAGCGCACGCCGGTGCTCACCTCGCCGACCCCGCTGCCGTCGAGGTTCAGCTCGAGCTCGACGCTGCTCTCGGAGGTGGTCCGGCTCAGTGACGCGATGCGGTCGGGGCTGCTCATGCGGGGCGCTCCTGTGCGGTGGCGGGCACGGTCTCGTGTCCGGGGACGTTGGCGGGGGTGGGGTCGCCGGCGGTGCCGGCGGTGGACAGCAGCTCGGGGACGACCTCCGCCATCGCCGCCAGGAAGGCGTCGGTCTCGGCCGGGGTGCCGGCCGTGACCCGAAGGTAGTGGGGGATGCCGACGTCGCGGACCAGGACGCCCCGGTCGAGCAGCGCCTGCCAGGCCACCGCGGAGTCAGGGAGCCCACCGAAGAACACGAAGTTGGCGTCGCTCGGCACCGGGTCGAGCCCCAGCTCGCGCAGCCCGTCGACGATGCGGTCGCGCTGGTGCTTGATGACCGCGACCGTCGAGAGCATCTCCGGCGCGTGCCGCAGCGCGGCCAGGGCGATCGCCTGGGTGGGGGTCGACAGGTGGTAGGGCAGGCGCACCAGCCGCAACATGTCGGTGAGCGCCGGCGCCGCGGCCAGGTAGCCGAGCCTGCCGCCGGCGAACGCGAAGGCCTTGCTCATGGTGCGCGTCACGACGAGGCGCTCGCGCCCCTCGAGCAGGGTCAGGGCGCTCGGCACGCCCTCGCGGGCGAACTCCTCGTAGGCCTCGTCGACCACCACGACGGCGTCCGCGGCCGCGTCGTGGACCGCCTCGACGAGCTCCAGGGACAGCGCCGTGCCGGTGGGGTTGTTGGGCGAGCAGAGGAACACGACGTTGGGCTGGTGCTCGCGCACCTGCGCCACGGCCGACTCCACCGTGAGGCCGAAGGGCCCGTCCGCCCCCATGCCCCGCTTCCCGTCCACCCACCGGGTGCCGACCGTCTCGCTGATGATGGGGTGCATGGAGTATGCCGGCGTGAAGCCGAGCGCGGTGCGGCCCGGGCCACCGAAGGCCTGGAGGAGGTGCTGCAGCACCTCGTTGGACCCGTTGCCGGCCCAGACCTCCTCAGGCGTGACCTCCACACCGGAGGTCGAGGTGAGGTAGCCGGCCAGCGCGGTGCGCAGCTCGGTGAACTCGCGGTCCGGGTAGCGGTTGAGGTGCGGCGCGACCTCGGCGACCGCGGCGGTGATGTCGCGCACCACGTCGTCGGGCACCGGGTAGGAGTTCTCGTTGGTGTTGAGCCGCACGGCGACGTCGAGCTGGGGCGCGCCGTAGGCGGTCTTGCCGCGCAGGTCGGGGCGCAGCAGCTCCCGCAGCCGGCTCACAGCGCGTCGCCGAAGCGGGCGGTGACAGCCTCGCCGTGGGCCGGGAGGTCCTCGGCGTGGGCCAGGGTCACCACGTGGCGGGCGACCTCTCTCAGGGCCGACTCGTCGTAGGTGACGACGTGGATGCCGCGCAGGAAGGACTGCACCGACAGCCCGCTGCTGTGCACCGCGCACCCACCGGTGGGCAGCACGTGGTTGGAGCCCGCGGCGTAGTCGCCGAGGCTGACGGGGGCCCACGGCCCGACGAAGACGGCCCCGGCGTTGCGAACTCCAGCGGTGACCGCCGCGGCGTCGCGCGTCTGGATCTCGAGGTGCTCCGCGGCATACGCGTTGACCACGGCCAGCCCGGCCTCGACGTCGTCGACGAGCACCGTGCCCGACTGCCGCCCGGTGAGGGCGGTGCGGACCCGTTCGGTGTGCTTCGTCTGGGCGACGCGGCGCTCGAGGGCTGCTTCGACACGCTCGACGAGGTCGGGGCTGTCGGTGACCAGCACCGATGCCGCCAGCGGGTCGTGCTCGGCCTGGCTGATCAGGTCGGAGGCGACGTGCTCGGCATCAGCGGTCTCGTCGGCGAGGATCGCGATCTCGGTGGGACCAGCCTCGGCGTCGATGCCGATCAGGCCCTTGAGCAGGCGCTTGGCGGCGGCGACGTAGATGTTGCCCGGACCGGTGACGAGGCTGACCGGCTCGCAGGCCTCGTCCTCGTCGTCGAAGCCGTAGGCGAACGCGGCCACGGCCTGGGCGCCGCCCACGGCATACACCTCGTCGACGCCGAGCAGGGCGCACGCGGCGAGGATGGTCGGGTGCGGGTAGCCGGCGAACACGCCGCTGTTCTCCCGCTGCGGAGGGCTGGCGACGGCGAGGGAACCGACGCCGGCGGCCTGCGCGGGGACGACGTTCATGACGACGCTGGAGGGGTAGACGGCGAGGCCGCCGGGCACGTAGAGGCCGACCCGGTCGACGGGCACCCAGCGCTCGGTGACCTGGCCACCCGGCACGACCTCGGTCGTGGTGTCGGTGCGCCGCTGGTCGGCGTGCACGACCCGGGCCCGGCGGATCGACTCCTCCAGGGCTGCGCGGACGGCGGGGTCGAGGGCCTCGAGGGCGGCGGACAGCACCTCGGAGGGCACCCGCAGCGAGTGGGGGCGCACGCCGTCGAAGCGCTCCCCCAGCTCGTAGAGCGCCTCGGCTCCACGATGACGCACGGCCTCGCAGATCGGGCGCACCGTCTCCAGTGCCGCCTCGACGTCGAACTCGGCGCGTGGCAGTGCCTGACGCAGCTCCCGCGTGCTGAGCACGCGGCCGCGCAGGTCGATCGTGGACATCATGGGCACGATTCTAGGCGGCGCCGGCGAGGCCCCGGTCCGCGGTCCGGCCTCCGGGAGGCGGTGGCCGTGGTGACCGCCGTTGCGGCCGGGCAGGCCTCACGCAGCGCGCGAGGTGCCCTCGGGGAGGCTGAAGGTACGGTGGACCGCGTCGGCCAGCTCGGT
This genomic interval from Knoellia sp. p5-6-4 contains the following:
- a CDS encoding NAD(P)/FAD-dependent oxidoreductase, giving the protein MPVSDAVVIGSGPNGLVAANLLADQGWDVTVLEAQQTPGGAVRSDSEVHPGYVHDTFSSFYPLAAASPTIAALGLDRYGLEWLDAPAVAGTPFLTGEWALMHRTPEQTAAALDVLAPGDGQAWLDLCAGWQKVGDAAVRALLEPFPPMRAGARLVTRLPGAGGLGFVQMMLSPLQSMAGTRFRGRGAQMLLAGNAAHADIPMDAPGSTIMAWLLAMIGQHLGYPVPRGGAGMLSGAMVRRFADRGGDLRLGQHARRVLVRDGRATAVAADDGEVFTARRAVLADVSAPALFGALVAADDLPARLLRRMEHFEWDPGTVKVDFALSGPVPWASIPAAAPGTVHIAESIDEIRQNGAEIAAGAAPATPFLLCGQMAAADPGRAPEGAESLWLYTHVPHHTTSDAGDGTITGRWDRDDVERMADRMQARVEAYAPGFGDRVVARRAMGPRELEARDENLVGGSVNGGTAGLHQQLVFRPVPGLGRAETPVKGLYLASASAHPGGGVHGACGSNAARAALAHDRVRSVRSLIPLGRKDSTP
- a CDS encoding MFS transporter is translated as MPIQRYRRVLSSPALRQALMLGLLVRMPIFAGGVVLTLHVVSSLHRSYGAAGLVSAAATIAIAISGPWRGRLLDRLGLRRVVVPSIVVAAVCWSIAPFVGYWWLLSLAALAGLFVIPSFSIIRQAVIAAVPESDRRTAISLDSVAVELSFMVGPAVGVWAATVWPTSWVLFTIEMVGVAAGVLLWLANPVIREAADESVLDGNGVPVAAAGAARSEWFRPQFLAICLAATATTVVLGGSDIAIVAALRAFGEQASIGWVLAVWGFGSLVGGLVYGGLHRSISAFWLLGGLSVVTAPMTLAAGVPSLAVLSFVAGLLCAPTITATVDQVSRVVPLSARGEAMGWHGSFMTAGLALGAPAAGVAIDRWGWGAGFTMVAGLGLVVAATGAAATRVRRRRFATAGAA
- a CDS encoding DUF6596 domain-containing protein — encoded protein: MPDARDVARAVEEAHRSHWATVLAATVRLTRDLDLAEDCTQDAFVRALQTWATGIPDSTGGWLATVARRLALDRMRHEATLRRKLPLLAVEAAPRAGPDPRPGDPLRLVFTCCHPALGRDAQLALTLRLMCGLTTAEIARVLLAKETAVAARITRAKQKIAGAGVPFRLPSDDALPARLDTVLTVVHLAYTAGHSASGDRLVREDLTARAVGLARLLVAQLPQEPEALGLLALLLFAEARARSRLDPGGNLVLLADQDRSRWDSSLVHEGLALATRALGAGDGRFTLQAAIAGLHMSSPAWEATDWPQVVRMYDALLLRWPSPVVALNRAAAASLVPGADLEAVLRDLDALEGEPTLAAYPYLPATRADVLSRLGRGTQARQAYDDALALTDSEAERRFLLSRRGGP
- a CDS encoding YciI family protein, whose product is MAEYMFLLFDDESWFDDLTPESWESAMKLHGAFAQSVEAAGARILDGKALQRTTTATTVRKDWDNPSAPPVVTDGPFIETKEALGGYYVIEARDLDQALELGALCPTGALEIRPILDTSGSGSTG
- a CDS encoding SseB family protein, encoding MTGGQHDSAGVPWGGRELTGTGFDDDTGAADPALAAALEHPGDEAALMGAVAPARLLVPIVAEPVSVEEVGGLVAEKQTDMAAVTLVAPDGQRALPVFTSLETLQAWDPQARPVPVTASRAAQAAVSERCDVMVLDVAGPRTVVLRPSMVWALAQQRDWVPAHEDPVVERAVAAAVRPEESVRAHAVGAGLPQGRGVLAVTLELVPGLTAEQVQAVATRVGERLATDGELRARVDGLAFSIR
- a CDS encoding Rid family hydrolase → MTEVQRHSTGGPWEDAFAYSRAVRSGDRIIVSGCTAVRDGVAQHLGDPAGQARTAFRTAVEAVEALGGTVEHVVRTRMYIVHRRDAEAVGHVHGELFAAVRPAASMLVVAGLISPELLVEVEVEAVVGAPGSDTGGEAPS
- the priA gene encoding bifunctional 1-(5-phosphoribosyl)-5-((5-phosphoribosylamino)methylideneamino)imidazole-4-carboxamide isomerase/phosphoribosylanthranilate isomerase PriA yields the protein MTDAPRLELLPAVDVAGGEAVQLVQGVAGTGGQFGDPWEAAKAWQDQGAEWLHLVDLDAAFGRGSNRELLAEIVGRLDILVEMSGGIRDGESLEAALATGCRRVNLGTAALEDPEWTAAAIAEHGDRVAVGLDVRGTTLAARGWTKDGGDLWETLERLDREGCARYVVTDVNKDGMLKGPNLELLREVCERTDRPVVASGGVSTLADIEAIRGLVPLGVEGAIVGSALYRGAFTLPAALDVAGRP
- the hisH gene encoding imidazole glycerol phosphate synthase subunit HisH, with the translated sequence MNPRVVVLDYGSGNVRSAVRALEHVGAVVELTADREAALSAAGLFVPGVGNFHACMAGLRRAGGPLLIETRLAGGRPVLGICVGMQVMFDGSDEPSAHPEPGLSEWPGTVARLKADVVPHMGWSTVRPPTGSRLFQGVEDERFYFVHSYAVQEWTMAEPSGHMAAVAPRVTWAHHGGDFVAAVENGPLSATQFHPEKSGEAGLALLENWVRTLR
- the hisB gene encoding imidazoleglycerol-phosphate dehydratase HisB codes for the protein MSSPDRIASLSRTTSESSVELELNLDGSGVGEVSTGVRFYDHMLLSLAKHSLIDLRVKATGDLDVDAHHTVEDVAIVLGDAVREALGDKRGISRFGDATVPLDEALVQAVVDVAGRPYVVHTGEPEGQEYVVIGGNYVGSLTRHVLESFAYHAGIALHVRVLAGRDPHHIVEAQFKAVARALRAAVARDPRVSGIPSAKGSL
- a CDS encoding histidinol-phosphate transaminase, producing MSRLRELLRPDLRGKTAYGAPQLDVAVRLNTNENSYPVPDDVVRDITAAVAEVAPHLNRYPDREFTELRTALAGYLTSTSGVEVTPEEVWAGNGSNEVLQHLLQAFGGPGRTALGFTPAYSMHPIISETVGTRWVDGKRGMGADGPFGLTVESAVAQVREHQPNVVFLCSPNNPTGTALSLELVEAVHDAAADAVVVVDEAYEEFAREGVPSALTLLEGRERLVVTRTMSKAFAFAGGRLGYLAAAPALTDMLRLVRLPYHLSTPTQAIALAALRHAPEMLSTVAVIKHQRDRIVDGLRELGLDPVPSDANFVFFGGLPDSAVAWQALLDRGVLVRDVGIPHYLRVTAGTPAETDAFLAAMAEVVPELLSTAGTAGDPTPANVPGHETVPATAQERPA
- the hisD gene encoding histidinol dehydrogenase, which translates into the protein MMSTIDLRGRVLSTRELRQALPRAEFDVEAALETVRPICEAVRHRGAEALYELGERFDGVRPHSLRVPSEVLSAALEALDPAVRAALEESIRRARVVHADQRRTDTTTEVVPGGQVTERWVPVDRVGLYVPGGLAVYPSSVVMNVVPAQAAGVGSLAVASPPQRENSGVFAGYPHPTILAACALLGVDEVYAVGGAQAVAAFAYGFDDEDEACEPVSLVTGPGNIYVAAAKRLLKGLIGIDAEAGPTEIAILADETADAEHVASDLISQAEHDPLAASVLVTDSPDLVERVEAALERRVAQTKHTERVRTALTGRQSGTVLVDDVEAGLAVVNAYAAEHLEIQTRDAAAVTAGVRNAGAVFVGPWAPVSLGDYAAGSNHVLPTGGCAVHSSGLSVQSFLRGIHVVTYDESALREVARHVVTLAHAEDLPAHGEAVTARFGDAL